A genomic segment from Thermothielavioides terrestris NRRL 8126 chromosome 4, complete sequence encodes:
- a CDS encoding glycoside hydrolase family 61 protein, giving the protein MPPALPQLLTTVLTALTLGSTALAHSHLAYIIVNGKLYQGFDPRPHQANYPSRVGWSTGAVDDGFVTPANYSTPDIICHIAGTSPAGHAPVRPGDRIHVQWNGWPVGHIGPVLSYLARCESDTGCTGQNKTALRWTKIDDSSPTMQNVAGAGTQGEGTPGKRWATDVLIAANNSWQVAVPAGLPTGAYVLRNEIIALHYAARKNGAQNYPLCMNLWVDASGDNSSVAATTAAVTAGGLQMDAYDARGFYKENDPGVLVNVTAALSSYVVPGPTVAAGATPVPYAQQSPSVSTAAGTPVVVTRTSETAPYTGAMTPTVAARMKGRGYDRRG; this is encoded by the coding sequence ATGCCGCCCGCACTCCCTCAACTCCTAACCACGGTCCTGACCGCCCTCACCCTCGGTTCCACCGCCCTCGCCCACTCACACCTCGCGTACATTATCGTTAACGGCAAGCTCTACCAGGGCTTCGACCCGCGCCCGCACCAGGCCAACTACCCTTCCCGGGTCGGGTGGTccaccggcgccgtcgacgacggcttCGTCACGCCGGCCAACTACTCCACCCCGGACATCATTTGCCACATCGCCGGcaccagcccggccggccACGCGCCCGTGCGCCCGGGCGACCGCATCCACGTCCAGTGGAACGGCTGGCCGGTCGGCCACATCGGTCCCGTGCTGTCGTACCTCGCCCGCTGCGAGTCGGACACGGGCTGCACGGGCCAGAACAAGACCGCGCTGCGGTGGACCAAGATCGACGACTCCAGCCCGACCATGCAGAacgtcgccggcgcgggcacCCAGGGCGAGGGCACCCCCGGCAAGCGCTGGGCCACCGACGTGCTGATCGCCGCCAACAACAGCTGGCAGGTCGCCGTGCCGGCGGGGCTGCCGACCGGCGCGTACGTGCTGCGCAACGAGATCATCGCGCTGCACTACGCGGCGAGGAAGAACGGGGCGCAGAACTATCCGCTCTGCATGAACCTGTGGGTGGACGCCAGTGGTGATAATAGTAGTGTGGCTgcaacgacggcggcggtgacggcggGGGGTCTGCAGATGGATGCGTATGACGCGCGCGGGTTCTACAAGGAGAACGATCCGGGCGTGCTGGTCAATGTCACGGCCGCGCTGTCGTCGTATGTCGTGCCCGGGccgacggtggcggcgggcgccacGCCGGTGCCGTACGCGCAGCAGAGCCCGAGCgtgtcgacggcggcgggcacgCCCGTCGTCGTTACAAGGACTAGCGAGACGGCGCCGTACACGGGCGCCATGACGCCGACGGTTGCGGCGAGGATGAAGGGGAGGGGGTATGATCGGCGGGGTTAG